The window CCCGCCACCGACCGCCCCGCCGTCGGCTGCTGCAAGACGCCCATCACCATCGGCCGTCCCTACTACCGCGTCAATTTCACGGGGATGGACCCGGCCCAGGAGATGGACTCGTtactgcgtgaagctctggtgcgCGTCGCCGAGACGGACTGGTTCGGCACGTCGGCCGCGCGCGCCAACTCCTCCCGCGGGGCGGCGATGCCCCTGGTGCTGGAGTGGGTGGTGGACTCCAAGCGGCTCCGGCAAGCTGAGGATCCCCCGGGGTGGGCGGCGACGGGCTGCCCCAATGACGCGGGGACGAGCGAGTGCCGGAGCAGCCACAGCTCATGCAGCAATGTCACCAACAACTACCGCACTGGCTACGTGTGCCGGTGCAAGGACGGGTACCAGGGCAACCCATACCTCGCCGGCGCCGGCGGATGCCAAGACGTCGACGAGTGCGCGCAGCCTGATAAGTTCATGTGCTCCGGCGTATGCACCAACACGCCCGGAGGGTACCACTGCGTGTGTCCGCCCCGCTCCCGTGGCAACCCTCGGATCAGAGATGGCTGTGTCAAATCATCTCTAAGTCTAGGTGAGAATATACAACACCATTGATGATACATAGTACTTATGTGAGATTGCACACCAGGGGGCAAAGAATGTTCCTCTGCTGATCAGGGAGTTTTCCGAACCATGACACATTATTTCTGACATTTTTCAGGTTTAAGTATCGGCATAGGAATCGGCAGTGGTGCTGCCCTTCTTTTCTTGGTGCTTGGTGCCATTTTTGTGACCCAGAAGCTGAAGCGTCAAAGGGCAAAAGTATCCAAGCAGAAATTCTTTAAGCAAAACAGGGGACATCTACTAGAGCAATTGGTGTCGCAGAAGGCAGACATAGCTGAGAGGATGATCATCCCCTTGGTGGAGCTCGAGAAGGCCACCAACAACTTCGACAAAGCTCGTGAGATCGGTGGAGGAGGGCATGGCATGGTGTACAAAGGGATCATGTTAGACCTTCACGTCGTGGCGATCAAGAAGTCCAAGGTCGCAATCCAGAAGGAAATCGATGAGTTCATCAACGAGGTGGCAATCCTCTCGCAGATAAATCATCGGAACGTGGTGAAGCTCTTTGGGTGCTGCCTCGAGACAGAGGTGCCGTTGCTAGTATACGAGTTCATCTCCAACAGGACACTTTACCATCACCTTCATGTCGAAGAACCTGAAGCTTCATTGCCATGGGTGGAGCGGCTAAGAATTGCAACAGAGACCGCAAGAGCTCTCGCGTATCTTCACTCGGCTGTGTCATTCCCTATAGTCCACAGGGATATCAAGTCTCAAAACATTTTGTTAGATGGCACTCTCATAGCAAAGGTGTCAGATTTTGGAGCTTCAAGGTGCATCCCGCTAGATCAAACAGGGGATGAAACCGCCATTCAAGGGACATTTGGGTACCTAGACCCTATGTATTGCTACTCAGGACAGCTCACCGAGGAGAGCGATGTTTATAGCTTCGGCGTGCTCCTAATGGAGCTGCTCACCAGGAAAAAACCATGCTCATATCGATCATCCGGGGAGAAAAGCCTCGTCGCCTATTTCACCAGTTTGCTCGCAGAAGGTGACCTCTCAAGTGTGTTAGACCCTCAGGTCATGATGGAAGGTGGCAAAAAGATTGAAGAAGTAATTATGTTGGCAGCGGCATGCGTCAGGATGGAAGGAGGTCAACGACCAACCATGAGGCAAGTGGAGATGACACTCGAGAGTCTTCAAGTATCCCATGAAAATGTTGTGATGGGTGTTATTGATGCACAAGGTTATACAATGATTGAAGGTGGAAGCACGGAGGAGGTTAGCAGACAATATAGCCGGGAAGAAGAATATTTGTTCTCATCAAGGTGCCCGCGGTAGTGAATGTGTTCGTGTGTGATATACACATGGACCAAATGGCATGTGTGCTTTATGTTTTTTTCTTTTAAGCAAATGGTGGCTTGTATTAACCAGATCATATATACCAAAGCGGAAGAATACATGCCTTCACATAAATCAAAGAACCAATGGATATGCATATCTAAACCAAAGGAAACCATGGACAAGTAGAAATAGGACCCGAGGTCCGTTAATTACCGCAATGGGATCCCTCCATGAGGAACTCCTTTTGAGGCAATGGTCATTAGTAACATATTATTATGACCAAACAAAATGCCATGCTCAATGTGGTTTTTTTCTCCATTTCGGTTTACTAGTCCCCTCGTATTTTGGGTCAAACTTTGATCATTGATTTGATTAGACAAATATAAAGTATATGTCCTAaaagttatattgttgaattcatatTTGAAAGAAGTTTCTAGTGGTATTATTTTTGTTACTTATATAAATCATATTTTGCAAACCCTGGCCCAAAATATGAGGGAGACTAAATAAACCCGAATGAGGGGAGTACGGCGTCAACCGAGGGGCATCTCGAACTTGTTTAGTAATTAGGATGAATGTGCTGCATGAATACGAATGACAAGGTTGGGATTCTCTCATCACCTTGAAGCTTGTGTTGGCTTATGTACGTCTTCTCTCTCCTAGTTCATTCTATGGCACATCATAAAAAAAGTAGCAAATTCTATCAACACCTATCTTACAATTATTGGAGGTGCCCCTAAAGAGTTGTTGATCATGTCAATCAACACCGGCATGAATGCAGCCaactaagggcatctccaacgccaACCCGTGGATTCCTCTGGTATATGTCCGTCTTTATGTCCGGACATGGTCCATGGGCATAATACGGGAGGGAGCCATCCATCGCTAATTACAAAGTATTCGGATGGAAGGAGAAAAGGTAGGTGGGGACCATGCGCGTGGTGGGATATTTGTTATTTAGTGTCCAGTtgggagaagagagagaagaTGGGGAGCATGCACGTACGGTTGGGAGGAGAGAGATAAGAGGGGGACCATGCATGTGATTGATTAAGTGCATGTCACTCTGACAAAACTCCCCATGTTTGTCTCTAAAATACCAGAATTTAGATGTTTTTTTGCATGGTAATACGTGTCTCATTCATATCATAAAGAACAAAGTACAAATCACGTAAAGACCGACATGACAATACTGAAAAGATAGTAGAACATCTCTGAGCTTGACACCAACGCTCGTCAACTGCTTCCGGCACCACCACAGCAGCCACCGAAAAAAAGAATGACGAATCCCCACCTCACCCGAACTCGACGCGGCTCCATCGCTGATATGCAGCTTTGCGGACCTCCAAAGTGGCTCACCAAAAGTGAAGCCCTTGCCGTTGAACGAATCAGACCGGGGCAACACCTCGGACACGCCATCGAACTCCAGATCTGGCACTCCACCACGACTAAGACGCTGAAGGAGGAAACCATACCTTCCATCCACAAACCACGAACCCAGTAGATATTCCGTCTTCCAGATGTCGTCGATGCAGACCACAATCTGCATCCGCTCCTGGACTACCTCCCAAGCTCCGCGTCGACGCTGGAGCAAACGTCGTCGCAACGGCGGAGCCCGAGGACACAGGTCCACCACAAggatgccgccgccgccacaccatCCTTGCTTGAACAGACTGGTTTTCAAATCCATCCCCAACCATAGGATTGATGGCCTCGTCAGGGAAGGATCCGAAAATTCATTATTCAGCGCCACCATCGCCATCACCGAAACAAAGACGATGAACAACCTAAAAACCTAAACTATAAAGGAGAAAAATCGATCCACACGCGTGAATCCGGCGCCCCCCCTCACCACCGACGACCGAGGTCGCCGGCGGAGGGGAGCCGCCGGAGAACGGCGTTAGGAGATTGGCcctggcggcggctagggttggcgCCGCCAGGGACGAGAGGAAAACTGGCCGAAATACGATTATATGATTGGCCGTGGTTACCAGAATTTAGATGTATGGACAGCTTCGCGAACTGATACAAGTCCTCATTGGATTGCAAAAGTGAAGAAATATGTCCGGTCGAACATATACCGGTGTTTTACGGGTCTCCCTTGGAGATACCCTACTTGGTTGCAAGTTGCGATTAGTCCCCCCACCAAAAAGAAAAAATGTTTTGACTATTCTATGCTAACCAATGGAAGTGTCCTCTACCCTTGATTGGGATGTCAATAATAAAGACCCGAAATGGTAGAGAACATGGGATCTGGATAGACAACTCGACACATACGCCTTATCCCTAGATAGATAGATCTGGATTTCCTAATTTATATTTGACGTGCACTATGCGTCTGATCTATCAGGTAACATGAGAACAAAATCGGTCGATTGCCAAGCCATTACATTTCATGAGCGAGAGAAATCCGATCCGCTAGCCACCCCTAGCTATACCAAAACGTCCGCAACATGATTCGTGTTGCCACCGTAACATAGGCGATGTTGCAATCCTCGGCGACCTGTGCAACACAAGTGATGGTGCAACCCTACCACCACCCAATCGTGCACTAGAGAGCACTCTGCAGCGCCGATGATGTTGCAAGCGAGCACCGACAAGCTTCCCTGTAGCATCAATGATGCTGCGAAAATACTGACAAGCACACTACAATGTTGATGATGTTGCAAACAAGCACATGCAAGATTCTTTGTAGCAGTGGTGATGTTGCGGGAAACCGACGATGTTTGCAGAAACTCATCTCAACAGCAGCAGCACCGTCGTTCCGCCTACTGTCGTTTGCAACAACATCGATGTTGCCAAAGCATGTCAGCACCAACACAATCATTAGTGCTCATTCCTGCAGCAGCAGGGCATGGATATCTCTCGCACGACACCCAACAACCAGCGGCGCCCGCCTGAAGCACTAGTGGGCAACATGGAACAACAATGCCTTGGAGCAGCAGTCATGGGTTTTCCCAGCACCTTGCGGCCTGACCTGCGGCATCGACACCTCGTAGCAGCTGCTTTGGATCTGGCCAATGACACATCGGGGAGCATATTTATTCGAGAATTGCCCCCTCGCAAAGGAGCTGACTGGCCTAGATTTGGACCACACTTGACCTCCCTAGCTCCCATCACCTACATGTTCCGTTGCAAGCATCATTCCATGAGAACTGAGAGGAGAGAGGAAGAGGCGAGAGGGATGGAACTTGAAAGAAGATCTGTTTCGAGCGCGAATCTTGATGACATTAATTGAGAAGAAAAAAGAAACGGTTAGAGGGTACCAGGTAGAGATCTACATGCGAGGCCACATATCGCATGGCACATGAGCGAGCCGGCTAATTTTGCTAGAAATCAGCCGGCTGGGCACAAGATTTTTCCTTGATATTTTCTATCTTTTTTAGAAAAACAACAGGACTCTGCTGCGTAATTTTATTGATTTTTTAAGGTACAAAGAGAGTCTTAACAAATTAAATAAAGAATatagaaaacaaaagactacACAAAACTAACCttagaaaagaaagaaaaacaacaAGTAACAAGATACAGGAAAGAATACAGCAGTTGAATGTATTCAGGCAAGCTATCTGAACACATTCATATGAAGGCATTAACCCAGTGTTTCAACTGCCCATACTCTAGTGCCTTAGTATTTTCTATGAAGGCactccctcaaaaaaaaaaaaaaagagcaAGCAACCACTTGCATGCGGTCACAGGTCACATCGATTGATATGTGCATAGTCGTCGGTATGGGTATGAGAAGTAGTCCATGCTACCAAACAAATATAGCACATGTCTTTGAATAGTCTTCGTTTTGCCACTTGTGTGATGATTGATCCCTTGACTAGTAGTGGAAATTTATGATAGATGATCGTTATAGGTGTTGATTGGTGTGTGACAGAAGCGGAATTGGGTGAcaagagaaaaataataaaattatttatttatttatttttgcaaGAAACTTCCAATCTATTTATCTTCAATCTTGGCAGTACAAAAAACAACAGAGGTAATAAAAATTACAACGATGTTCATGAatcacctagcgacgactacaagcactatATAGTTAGCTAGTACACGCTAACTATATTCTGCTCCTTTCCCACAAAAGTGACCGTCCCATCCCACATGTGCATcttagtactccctctgtaaactaatataagagcgtttagattactaaagtagtgatctaaatgctcttatattagtttacggagggagtaactACTATCTCGAACCCAAAATATAAGACATGTTTCTGAATTGAACTGCAAAAACGTCTAATATTTTAGTACAGAAAGAGTATTTTGTTTGCCACACGGTGTTTTGTCTCTAATTTATTCTTGTTGCATACGCATACGCGCTTGAACTGCTTGCTTCAAGTTGATGGTTGCTTTCTTGCCAAAAGAAAAAAGTTGACGGTTTCTTTTTCATATCCATAAAGTGAAACGAAAGCCTATTTTGAAAGGTAAAAATGCATGTCCCGCGCAAAAGTGACCGTTGTGGCAACACTAGGCGTCACTTGTGGATTCAGGTCAATGCATGCGCCTTGTCACGGGACTCCTAATTAAGATTCTATAGCAAGTTAAGCTTTATGCTTGCTCTAAAAAAAAAGATTCTATAGCAAGATGTAACAATAGGCCAAGAGCAGGCAGCATCACAATGGCGTGCACATCGACCGATCCGTATACCTACAAGCCATTATATTTCCGGCCGCGTCGCCGTCGGCGAGAAAACTACAGACCCGTCGTATTCATGCATACTTTTTCTGATTGATTGCAACTACGTACCAATCGATTCTGATAAACTGCAATAGTACTCTGGCTGTGCCGCGGCTGTAAATGGGGTTGAAGTCAAGCAAAAGGAAAGACAAATAATTTTCTTTTTCGAGGTTAAGCAAAGATAATCAGGCCCCGGCCGACAATTCTCATTCTCTTGCCCGTGAGAAAAATGGGGCTGCCCGAGCCCTTGCAATTCTCGCCCGCTGCCTCATGTGATCGTGTTTGCCTTCGTCGCCGCTGTTTACATTTTGTGTGAGCTCGGACGCCCCGCAATTCTGCTGGCTGTCAAGGCATCGTCAAGTAGTGTGTCAGAGGGTCCATTTGAAATAAGtgggtagctatctcaaaaacaACAAACAACTCAAaaaaagtactccctctgtttttaaatatttgtctttttagagatttcaaataaactaccacatacggatgtatatagacatattttaaagtagattcatttattttgctccgtatgtagttacttgttgaaatctctagaaagacaaatatttaggaacggggggAGTAGTGTGTTAGAGGTAGTTCTGTACACTGACAAAGATCTGCTTTAGATTGGAGTTTAGAGTTAGAGACTGGCACCCCACAAATGACAAGCACAACATGCAAAACCAAGATGACATGATTGGCTTATCCAATTTACTGAGAAGACCAGGTAATTATAGAGCCTATGTATTTTCTTGAACAAATATATGGCTACCCACGGACCCCAGTTTCCAAATATTTAATCCATGCATGGCATCTTGCTTCTGCGTGCTAATAGCTATTCCTGGAATATGTAACTAGAAATTCGGAAGTTCCCATTCCAGACTGAAAATAATCACACACATACACATACAAAATTTCTATCCTTTGCCATATTTTGCTGCAATGATTGGTAACAAGGCGACTAATTATCAACTACAAACTTGCTTTCCTTTATTTCTTATTCTTCACATTAGAACTTCAAGAAATTTCTGAAATCAACAAAGACTAATAATATTAGCAACAACTTATTATTACATTGCAACACCAGATTGTTTTGTAATAGCTGCAAGTAGTCTTGGCATCGAGGGCACATCAATCTCGTGTAGACCCTCTAGAACCCGGACAACTTCACCCATCGTCGGACGATCAAACTCATTATCTTGGATGCACCAACAAGCAACTTTGCAAACCCTTTCAACTTCTTCCAAACTGAATTCACCATTTAGCCGTGGATCCACCAAACTCTTCACATCACCGCTATGAAGCTTGCTGATGGCTTGCACGGGGAAATATTCAACATGCTGGTTACTGCTATTGTTGCTGGTGTTGTATGACGTTTCATGTGCTGAATTCCTCCTTCCTGATATGATTTCCAACAACACCATGCCAAAGGCGTAAACATCGACTTTTGGCGTGATTGCAACTCCGCTAAGCCACTCCGGGGCAAGATAACCGATGGTTCCTCTAAAACTTGTCAGGATTCGGCTAAAGTCCCTTCCCACACACGCTGCCAGCCCAAAGTCTGCAACTTTAGGAAGAAATGACCCATCTACCAATATGTTCTCTGGCTTAATATCACAGTGTATAATGCACTCACGGCAACTTTGATGCAAGTAGTACAATCCTCTAGCAACTCCTAGGGTTATTTGGTATCTGTTATTCCAATTTAGGGTAGCGGCATCACCATTATTGCTCACCTTAAATAGATGACTATCAAGAGACCCATTTACTATGTGTTCATACACAAGTAACCTATGATCACCTTCACAACAGAAACCAATAAGTTTGACTAGGTTAATGTGTTGGATCAATCCAATTGAGCTCACCTCAGCCCTGAATTGCTTCTCTCCTGCTTGATGGGCAACATCAAGCCTTTTAACTGCTACACTAGTCTCTGAGTCACTTAATAATCCCCTGTATACAGAACCAAAACCACCTCCACCCAGCTTTTCTGAAAAGTTCTTAGTAGCACGAACTAAATCCGTGTATCTAAAGGCTATAATCCCACCAGAACTACCTTGATTGTCATAGCTTATTGATAGAAGACTACAGCGCTTGAATTTGTTCCTCCAAATCAGTAACAATAGCATGAACATTAGTAATCCAAAACCAATAATACTGGATGCAATAACAACTCCAACATttggttttcttttgttttttctcaAACTTGGCAGCAAATCTTTGGCGGCAAGGCGAAGGTAGAGAACATGATCTCCAGTGTTATCAATGCCTTTTGCCAGAATTACATTAAGTAATTCTCCATTCCAGACAGAACATCTTCTATCGTTATAGGAATAAGCAGTGCAGGAGCAGGAACTGAGACAAACTTCTTCGCATTTTCTTTGGGTGGTAGCACTGACTATGTTTTGCGAGTTGTACGGATATTGAACTTGAGCAGTGGGGTGGAATATGTCTGTTGAACTTGTCATGTTTATCTCATGAGTGCAATGTAACGGTGTATTTCTAATGCATCCTTCTGTTCGATCATCAAACTCCCAATCATGCGGGGACTTCTGAGAGAAGTTCTCCATACAATCACATGATGGATGTGGCTTGCCGCTACAGATTGTGAACGGTCCACAGGTTGCAGGCGGATCACATGGATCGTCTGGTTGGGCATATATTGTCTGCCAAGACTGGCTGGCTTGTGACCAAAGATTCATCTTTATCTGACCAGAGATGTCTAGTAAGCCAAATATGGAAGCCGAGGATTCATCTCGTAAATTGCCCATATAGTACTCCTCTTGGTTGTTATCAACATATGTTATGTTAAGTAAACCTTTGGTCTGAGGATTCAAATCTAGCAGTGCCTGGGCTAGTGGCAAAAGATTCATTGCTGATGTTGTGGAGGATTCATAAAGCCAATACACTATTGATGGATTCTTGCGGCGCTTGAGGACGAACCCCTTGATATCTTCTAGGTCAAGACTGTATGACCCTAAACCAGGATCAATGAGGCTCTTCTTTGAGATGAGTTGGCTGCTAAAACTAGTGATCTTGTTACGGCCAAACTTAGAGCCAGGAAGCACGACATCTGTTGGGTAGTCGAAGCTCTGCCACAACACCTTCTGTTCAGATGTGAGGGCAAGGTTTCCATTGTTCAAGAGAAGGGCAACACTAGTGGTGGGGGTGTTTTTTTTGCTGGTTTGTGTCATATTATTGGCGATGTGAGTGGACCAAACTACAAACTCCGTGTTGCCGGCATGGTTTACTACgatgacaagattgccatcgctTGCTATCTTGAGCTGTGTTAGGTTGAAGTTGTGGTGGACGATGGGCTCCTCCCTATTAGCGACCCACACAGTAGTGAAAACCGGGATCTTATTGAACCATATGCCCAGATACCAGCCTGAGCTTGGGGAGGTGACATTGTGAGACGACTTACTGATGCTACCCGCCGCAGCTGCTGGCTGGAAGAAGCCAAGCGCGAACTTGCCGTTTCTGGAGACGAGCTTGCTGCCAACAGCGAGCGCTTGGCCTGCCATCAGCTTGTCTCCATTTGCAGCTGCAGAGGAGCACCGAGGAGTGAGAAGGAGGAGAAGCCCGGGCAGTATGTGGAGGGGAGTCATTGAGGAGAAGTGCGTGGATGATTTGAAGAGGAGAGGAGGGGATGCATATATAGAGTGGAAGTAGTATGTCTTCTGAAGACGCAGGAAGACCGAAGCTAGCGCTACAAAGACTGGCTGAAGGGGAAGACTTAGGGTCAATCATGTTCACACTGGGACAGTATTTCAATTGATACAAGGCACCATTAATCACCGTAAATACTACAGTGTGTAGGACTGTGAGGAGGAATTTCAATGAAGATTCCCCAAGCAATGAATCACAGCTTCCTGGAAATTAGCAGGCGCTGCACATGCATTGCCAAGGTCCCATCCCACGTACTGTGACATTCATGGCCTACGTACAAGATCATTCAGCAGCTAGCTGAAGTTAGAATCTAACCAAGGCCGTCCTGCATTCGTCCGTGCCGCTGGCAATGGCAAACGAAGCTAGCACAGTACACGCCCTCTGTGCTCACATCGTGTGATCAGTGCGGAATTGCATCTCTCAAACATTCACACAGAGAACGCTGGTCCTGAGGTCTCCGGTAGGACACTCACATCGAGAGGAAGAGGGTTCGAGGTTAGGGTGTGGGCCTTTTTCTGATTGACAGCTCGGATTAGACGGTGATCGAGCTGGACATGGGAGGCGCCGCGGCCGGCGAGGACTCGCTAGGACCTTGCCGGTGATGAGGAGAACACACGTACGGCTCGTTGCTTTGGAAGATCAAAGTCCCGTTAAGAATCAAAGTCTTCATGTGGTTTGTGCACAAGGAGGTGGTTCTGATTGAGGATAATTTGGCAAATCGTAATTGAGATGGTAGTTAAAGATGTAGTTTTTGTGATCACGATGAAAccatcaaacacctctttctcgatTGTCCGTTGGCCAAGCTAGTATGGCGCTCAATTCATATAGCATTCAATATCACTCCTCCAAATAGTATTTACACATTATTTAAGACATGGCTAAATAGAGTAGAGACAATTACTGTGAGACATATTCGTATAGGAGTATGTGCATTACTTTGGGCTATATGAAATTGTAGAAATGAGATGATTTTTAACAGACAAACTTCTATAatttttttgcaggttatctatAGGACCACTGCTTGGATCTGTATGTGGTCATTACTCACTCCCGGGGAAGCCAGAGAGCCTTCGATTAGTGCGTCTGCCCGATGGGAGATGGTCTTTTGGGATAGCTATAACCGGTTTGGATGACGGTCCAGTAGTAAAATAGATGTTTAGTCACCTC is drawn from Triticum urartu cultivar G1812 unplaced genomic scaffold, Tu2.1 TuUngrouped_contig_5793, whole genome shotgun sequence and contains these coding sequences:
- the LOC125529718 gene encoding wall-associated receptor kinase 2-like (The sequence of the model RefSeq protein was modified relative to this genomic sequence to represent the inferred CDS: added 587 bases not found in genome assembly) translates to MPRRCIRAHAEDKMKLPAAALLPFLLQLSLVAAAAAQVTGAAPGCPTICAGVSVPYPFGIREGCYLEGFNLTCDRTSGQERLLIGGAGSTLEVMEISLANSTVRVRNTAGAVQLEGSRVSGPTRAVGRWGGLGAGAGGGPFVVSALLNRFVLTGCNVLAKLIGDRDNVIVGCSAFCAVTDGLDNTVSAEDVAECAGVGCCKTPITIGRPYYRVNFTGMDPAQEMDSLLREALVRVAETDWFGTSAARANSSRGAAMPLVLEWVVDSKRLRQAEDPPGWAATGCPNDAGTSECRSSHSSCSNVTNNYRTGYVCRCKDGYQGNPYLAGAGGCQDVDECAQPDKFMCSGVCTNTPGGYHCVCPPRSRGNPRIRDGCVKSSLSLGLSIGIGIGSGAALLFLVLGAIFVTQKLKRQRAKVSKQKFFKQNRGHLLEQLVSQKADIAERMIIPLVELEKATNNFDKAREIGGGGHGMVYKGIMLDLHVVAIKKSKVAIQKEIDEFINEVAILSQINHRNVVKLFGCCLETEVPLLVYEFISNRTLYHHLHVEEPEASLPWVERLRIATETARALAYLHSAVSFPIVHRDIKSQNILLDGTLIAKVSDFGASRCIPLDQTGDETAIQGTFGYLDPMYCYSGQLTEESDVYSFGVLLMELLTRKKPCSYRSSGEKSLVAYFTSLLAEGDLSSVLDPQVMMEGGKKIEEVIMLAAACVRMEGGQRPTMRQVEMTLESLQVSHENVVMGVIDAQGYTMIEGGSTEEVSRQYSREEEYLFSSRCPR
- the LOC125529719 gene encoding G-type lectin S-receptor-like serine/threonine-protein kinase At2g19130, producing the protein MTPLHILPGLLLLLTPRCSSAAANGDKLMAGQALAVGSKLVSRNGKFALGFFQPAAAAGSISKSSHNVTSPSSGWYLGIWFNKIPVFTTVWVANREEPIVHHNFNLTQLKIASDGNLVIVVNHAGNTEFVVWSTHIANNMTQTSKKNTPTTSVALLLNNGNLALTSEQKVLWQSFDYPTDVVLPGSKFGRNKITSFSSQLISKKSLIDPGLGSYSLDLEDIKGFVLKRRKNPSIVYWLYESSTTSAMNLLPLAQALLDLNPQTKGLLNITYVDNNQEEYYMGNLRDESSASIFGLLDISGQIKMNLWSQASQSWQTIYAQPDDPCDPPATCGPFTICSGKPHPSCDCMENFSQKSPHDWEFDDRTEGCIRNTPLHCTHEINMTSSTDIFHPTAQVQYPYNSQNIVSATTQRKCEEVCLSSCSCTAYSYNDRRCSVWNGELLNVILAKGIDNTGDHVLYLRLAAKDLLPSLRKNKRKPNVGVVIASSIIGFGLLMFMLLLLIWRNKFKRCSLLSISYDNQGSSGGIIAFRYTDLVRATKNFSEKLGGGGFGSVYRGLLSDSETSVAVKRLDVAHQAGEKQFRAEVSSIGLIQHINLVKLIGFCCEGDHRLLVYEHIVNGSLDSHLFKVSNNGDAATLNWNNRYQITLGVARGLYYLHQSCRECIIHCDIKPENILVDGSFLPKVADFGLAACVGRDFSRILTSFRGTIGYLAPEWLSGVAITPKVDVYAFGMVLLEIISGRRNSAHETSYNTSNNSSNQHVEYFPVQAISKLHSGDVKSLVDPRLNGEFSLEEVERVCKVACWCIQDNEFDRPTMGEVVRVLEGLHEIDVPSMPRLLAAITKQSGVAM